One window of the Eucalyptus grandis isolate ANBG69807.140 chromosome 8, ASM1654582v1, whole genome shotgun sequence genome contains the following:
- the LOC104415381 gene encoding AT-hook motif nuclear-localized protein 19 yields MSNPWWTGQVGLPGVETATSSSPAKKPDLGISMNDNSGGGGVGEEDERENSDEPKEGAVEAASRRPRGRPPGSKNKPKPPIFVTRDSPNALRSHVMEIANGADIAESVAQFARRRQRGVCVLSGSGTVTNVTLRQPTAPGAVMALHGRFEILSLTGAFLPGPAPPGSTGLTIYLAGGQGQVVGGSVVGSLVASGPVMVIAATFSNATYERLPLEEDEEAGSGQGQLVSGSPPGIGGGGGQQQGGMADPSSMPVYNLPPNLLPNGGQLNHEAYGWTHGRPTYG; encoded by the coding sequence ATGTCAAATCCATGGTGGACAGGGCAGGTCGGGCTCCCCGGAGTCGAGACGGCGACGAGCTCCTCGCCAGCGAAAAAGCCTGATCTAGGGATCTCCATGAATGACAACAGCGGAGGAGGCGGTGTCGGGGAGGAAGACGAGAGAGAAAACAGCGATGAGCCAAAGGAAGGAGCTGTCGAGGCCGCCTCTCGGAGGCCAAGGGGCCGTCCGCCGGGCTCCAAGAATAAGCCGAAGCCGCCGATCTTTGTGACAAGAGATAGTCCTAACGCGCTTCGGAGCCATGTGATGGAGATAGCCAACGGCGCAGATATAGCTGAGAGCGTGGCCCAGTTCGCCAGACGGCGACAGAGGGGTGTCTGCGTGCTTAGCGGGAGCGGCACAGTCACCAATGTCACACTCCGGCAACCCACAGCCCCAGGGGCGGTCATGGCCCTTCACGGCCGCTTCGAGATCCTCTCCCTCACCGGGGCCTTTTTACCTGGTCCTGCCCCGCCAGGGTCAACTGGATTGACCATATACCTAGCTGGAGGACAAGGTCAAGTGGTTGGCGGAAGCGTCGTGGGCTCGCTCGTGGCTTCGGGGCCTGTCATGGTGATCGCAGCGACCTTTTCTAATGCAACTTACGAGAGACTGCCCTtggaggaggacgaggaagcGGGCAGCGGACAAGGGCAGCTGGTGAGTGGCTCGCCACCGGGGATTGGTGGCGGCGGGGGACAGCAGCAAGGGGGGATGGCGGACCCCTCATCGATGCCGGTGTACAATTTGCCTCCGAATTTGCTTCCAAATGGTGGACAATTGAACCATGAGGCTTATGGTTGGACCCATGGCCGGCCAACTTATGGCTAG